In Flavobacterium sp. WV_118_3, one DNA window encodes the following:
- a CDS encoding GIY-YIG nuclease family protein yields the protein MDNFVYILYSKKLDKHYIGFTENLTQRIEFHLNDTQSRKFTYKADDWKLIFTIQCESKNQGLSIEKHIKSMKSKIYVRNLLRYPEMKFKLLEKYKGAPDFQSESR from the coding sequence ATGGACAATTTCGTTTACATTCTCTACTCAAAAAAGCTAGACAAACATTATATTGGCTTTACAGAAAACCTTACTCAAAGAATAGAATTTCATTTAAACGATACTCAATCAAGAAAATTCACCTATAAAGCCGATGACTGGAAGTTGATTTTTACCATTCAGTGCGAGTCTAAAAATCAAGGCTTGTCCATTGAAAAACATATTAAATCAATGAAGAGTAAAATATATGTCCGGAATTTACTTCGATATCCGGAAATGAAATTCAAATTACTCGAAAAATACAAAGGAGCACCTGACTTTCAATCAGAGTCCCGATAG